The DNA region CCAAGCGGTGGCGATCGCCCGTTTAGGTGCTTGGGCGATCGGGTTGATTGCTGTGCCCGCTTCGCCGCGCTATGTCAGTCCGGCGCAAATGCGCTTGGTAAGCGATCGGCTGGTGGCGGCGGGCTGTGCAGTGGAGCGGGTGGGCATCTTTGCGAACACGGATCTAGACACGATCGCCGCAACCGTGACCACAGGCAACCTGACGATCGTGCAACTGCATGGGGATGAGTCCCCGGAGTTTTGTGAAGCGGTGCGATCGCGCTTGCCCCATCAAACCCTTTGGAAAGCGCTGCGGGTGCGATCGGCGGAAACCCTTGATTTAGCAGAATCCTACGCAACGGCGGTGGATGCTCTGTTGTTGGATGCTTACCGGCCTGAGGCCTTGGGCGGCACGGGCCACACCCTCGATTGGCAGCGGTTACAAGCTTGGCGATCGCCCCTGCCTTGGTTTTTGGCGGGTGGCATTACCCCCGATAACGTGCTCCAGGCGATCGACACCCTGGCCATGGCTGCCCCGATCGGGATTGATCTGTCGAGCGGGGTGGAGCGGGGGCCCGCTGATAAAGACATGGAGCAGGTGGCTCGGTTGTTTCGGGTGTTGCGCCAACGGTTGCCCTTGGCCGCGCCGGTCACCGATCGCCCCTTGGAGTCTTAAGGGTTGGGCTAATCGCTACCGTCGTCACTGGCTGGGCCAACAGGATGATAGCCGGTGAACTCGGCCACGATCGCCCGCAAGGCTTGATGATCCAGCGGCTTGCTGAGATAGCCCTGCATCCCGGCGGCTAAACAGCGCTGGCGATCGTGCTCCATGGCCAGGGCCGTGGCCGCCACCACGGGTAAATCCTGCCAACGTTCATCACTGCGGATTTGCTGCAAGACCGCCAGCCCGTCCATATCCGGTAGTTGGATATCCAGCAATACCAAATCCACCGGGTGACTGTCTAGCCAGTCGATCGCCCGCCAACCGTCTGGGGCGATCGCCACGCCACAACCCCAACTGCTCAACAGGTCTTGCAGCAACTTGGCATTGGTCGAATCGTCTTCAACAACCAAAATTTGCGGTGGCCGGGCCTGTTCCGCCGCCATCACGCGCGCCGCCGATGCGCCGGGTTGAATGGCCGGTGCGGGCGATCGACCGGGAGGCACAAAGGTTAAGGGCAACCGAATCATGAAGGTGCTGCCTTGGCCCAGCTTGGATTCAAAGTCCACGGAGCCGCCGTGCAATTCCGCTAACTGTCGGGTGAGGGACAGGCCCAACCCCGTGCCCTGGTGCCGACGGGAGAGGGAATTATCCAGTTGATGAAAGGGCTGGAACATGACGGCGCGGGCTTCTTCGGGAATTCCGATCCCGTGATCCCACACGCAAAAATGCACGTAGCCGCCTCGCTCGATCGCCTCAAGGCCAATTTCGCCTCCCTCATGGGAAAACTTGACCGCATTACTGAGCAGGTTCAACAGCATTTGGCGCACACGCACCTCGTCGGCCATCAGGGGTTGTAAGCGCTTGGGAATTCGTTTGCGAATCCGAATATCCCGATCGGCCGCCTGTTGACTGACCAGGGCCAACGCCGAATCGCAGAGGGTGGGCACATCGATC from Limnothrix sp. FACHB-406 includes:
- a CDS encoding phosphoribosylanthranilate isomerase, which translates into the protein MLVKICGLKDPDQAVAIARLGAWAIGLIAVPASPRYVSPAQMRLVSDRLVAAGCAVERVGIFANTDLDTIAATVTTGNLTIVQLHGDESPEFCEAVRSRLPHQTLWKALRVRSAETLDLAESYATAVDALLLDAYRPEALGGTGHTLDWQRLQAWRSPLPWFLAGGITPDNVLQAIDTLAMAAPIGIDLSSGVERGPADKDMEQVARLFRVLRQRLPLAAPVTDRPLES